One Bdellovibrio bacteriovorus str. Tiberius DNA segment encodes these proteins:
- a CDS encoding 5-methylcytosine restriction system specificity protein McrC, with protein sequence MIKQLKSKLSQSALEHEYAGIDQDGVYLPKSLKMLSGEDLRTALRGVQCAWQRTTMGKGIYSTDSVTTDACTHKEFLEFLVLVWLRRFNFVLAQHLNPIFVRVSKSQNFCLGYVDYSKFEIESELGQTAFNCVYSELTFDRAEFRVIKDGYVQFVNHLIALGLNTKSIVRECTNGLQIVKDIPKSSDPISNAHNVRLRSGIDIMKNPSSIELPVKMMSLTEVIDFFSHYLMYGIKGVSKDKFRFKGLLFNLNYLLEIVLRCSLRSLYSDYSLQTEVFKDDEINEIQVIRNGQVVRYRNMRPDCQGVFSEFHPSVPKKLAKDFKNSIYLFDAKHKVLVKDQQVEDTKRNDLYQIVSYARTHNNRLSLQSFYGLVCLDEVTGIVPYGDILQGRYIRFGSDSNALTNKIIYDENEFDIFQIPINFAQLLFDVGSVATNEEVDKIFFLFGVELLSSIQETKTALRSAA encoded by the coding sequence GTGATAAAGCAGCTAAAGTCTAAACTTAGTCAAAGTGCGCTGGAGCATGAATATGCTGGGATAGACCAAGACGGTGTTTATCTGCCAAAGTCGCTCAAGATGCTGTCTGGTGAAGATCTGAGAACGGCATTGCGTGGTGTTCAGTGCGCCTGGCAGAGGACTACGATGGGTAAAGGCATTTACTCAACCGACTCTGTAACCACCGATGCGTGCACTCATAAAGAATTTCTGGAGTTCCTAGTTTTGGTTTGGTTACGCCGATTCAATTTTGTGTTAGCACAGCACTTAAATCCTATTTTTGTCAGAGTAAGCAAGTCTCAAAATTTTTGTCTTGGATATGTTGATTATTCAAAGTTCGAAATTGAGAGCGAACTCGGGCAGACAGCATTCAATTGCGTATACAGTGAACTTACTTTTGATCGCGCGGAGTTTAGAGTAATCAAAGATGGCTATGTCCAATTTGTTAATCATTTAATCGCGCTAGGCCTCAATACGAAGTCGATTGTGCGAGAATGTACGAATGGACTTCAAATTGTGAAAGACATTCCGAAGTCATCTGATCCGATTTCAAATGCGCATAATGTTCGTCTAAGATCTGGGATAGATATTATGAAGAACCCCAGTTCTATCGAGCTACCAGTTAAGATGATGAGCCTCACAGAAGTGATCGATTTTTTTTCTCACTATCTGATGTATGGAATTAAAGGTGTTTCTAAGGACAAGTTTCGCTTCAAAGGCCTGCTTTTTAATCTGAACTACTTGCTTGAAATAGTTTTGCGGTGCTCTCTTCGTTCGCTTTATTCAGACTATTCGTTGCAAACTGAAGTTTTTAAAGATGATGAAATTAATGAGATACAAGTCATTCGGAATGGACAAGTTGTCAGATATAGAAACATGCGTCCCGACTGTCAGGGCGTTTTCTCTGAATTTCATCCGTCAGTTCCTAAGAAGTTGGCAAAGGATTTTAAAAACTCAATTTATCTCTTCGATGCTAAACACAAAGTACTAGTGAAAGATCAGCAGGTAGAGGATACAAAAAGGAACGATTTATATCAGATTGTTTCTTATGCTCGAACACACAATAACAGATTAAGTCTCCAGTCATTTTACGGTTTAGTTTGTCTGGATGAGGTAACCGGTATTGTTCCTTACGGAGATATCCTTCAAGGGAGATATATTAGATTTGGATCGGACTCTAATGCTCTCACGAACAAAATAATTTACGATGAAAACGAATTTGATATATTTCAGATTCCAATTAATTTCGCTCAACTCTTATTTGATGTCGGATCGGTGGCAACAAATGAGGAAGTTGATAAAATATTTTTTTTATTTGGAGTTGAGTTGTTATCTTCTATTCAAGAAACAAAAACTGCTCTGAGGTCTGCAGCTTAA
- a CDS encoding SPL family radical SAM protein, which yields MDNNDLTVADLNNNPSKGASLINLDLHRGLKITGDFVSDTPITDDLQDEESKLIAKSSFKDTYDWTPIKDLEIRSKKVDIRGGILFKTPFKVVNSHATCQQCLYAFEIDTYGRGCVHNCVYCYAKAQLTVHGYWNNPFPVPLNINEIHNVFYTVFETDKTSKWRPILEKRIPLRIGSMSDSFMWMDQKYKVTQHLLKILKHYNYPYVIFTRSDLVATDEYMSLIDPKLTSIQFSISSTNDEMNKKIEPGAPSAKRRLAAIKKISEAGYWTTIRINPVFPIHPDGYFTDANFQKTDETPKFDYFSFDMVDEMAASGVKSILAGFGRFSTYSLTQLEKATGFGLRNFYTDEVRKSKRDFHFSDNEIRYYYEQIKKRCQQSNVQFTTCYIGNGENHFWKDQDLWSNKKDCCNIKDRVPAFHTNSRDIPFETRLKFTAHKSQLPVSEESLHRPLGDGPSL from the coding sequence ATGGACAACAATGATCTTACAGTCGCCGACCTAAACAACAACCCATCCAAAGGGGCTTCGCTGATTAATCTCGATCTGCATAGAGGATTAAAAATCACGGGTGATTTTGTATCGGACACTCCAATTACTGATGACCTTCAAGACGAGGAAAGCAAATTAATTGCTAAATCATCGTTCAAAGACACTTACGATTGGACGCCTATAAAAGACTTAGAGATTAGAAGCAAAAAAGTCGATATTCGTGGTGGCATTCTTTTTAAAACTCCATTCAAAGTCGTCAATTCACACGCGACTTGCCAACAATGCCTGTACGCATTCGAAATCGACACGTACGGAAGAGGATGCGTTCATAACTGCGTTTACTGTTATGCCAAAGCGCAATTGACTGTACATGGTTACTGGAACAACCCCTTTCCAGTACCTTTAAATATTAACGAAATTCACAATGTCTTCTACACAGTATTTGAAACCGACAAAACTTCAAAATGGCGACCAATACTAGAAAAAAGGATTCCTCTCCGAATTGGCTCTATGAGTGACTCATTCATGTGGATGGATCAAAAGTATAAAGTAACTCAGCATCTTCTAAAGATCCTAAAACATTATAACTATCCATATGTAATCTTCACGCGCTCAGACTTAGTAGCAACAGATGAATATATGTCCTTGATTGATCCGAAACTAACATCAATCCAGTTCAGCATTTCATCCACCAATGATGAAATGAATAAAAAGATTGAGCCTGGTGCGCCCTCTGCCAAAAGACGTCTCGCTGCCATTAAAAAAATTAGCGAGGCTGGATACTGGACGACTATCCGAATAAATCCAGTTTTCCCAATCCATCCAGATGGGTACTTTACGGATGCGAACTTCCAAAAAACAGATGAAACTCCAAAATTTGACTATTTCTCTTTCGATATGGTCGATGAAATGGCCGCATCAGGTGTGAAGTCGATCTTGGCAGGGTTTGGAAGATTTAGTACCTACTCGCTAACTCAATTGGAAAAGGCTACAGGATTTGGGCTACGAAACTTCTATACGGATGAGGTGCGAAAATCTAAACGTGATTTTCACTTTAGCGACAACGAAATTCGTTATTATTATGAACAGATCAAAAAAAGATGCCAGCAAAGCAATGTGCAGTTTACCACATGTTATATTGGCAACGGAGAAAATCATTTTTGGAAAGACCAGGATCTTTGGTCAAACAAAAAAGATTGCTGCAATATCAAAGATAGAGTTCCGGCATTTCATACCAACAGTCGAGATATACCATTCGAGACTCGCTTAAAATTTACCGCTCATAAGTCGCAGCTTCCAGTTTCCGAAGAAAGTTTACACCGACCTCTTGGGGATGGTCCTAGTCTATAA
- a CDS encoding RepB family protein, whose product MNTQKESQILAAIRKSEPKKKRVTFFISANAKSGLAAWCGKHGVTESSAIEEMIRSTVPEKFFKQED is encoded by the coding sequence ATGAACACACAAAAAGAATCTCAGATATTGGCAGCAATTAGAAAATCAGAACCTAAAAAGAAAAGGGTAACTTTCTTTATATCTGCAAACGCCAAATCAGGTTTGGCTGCGTGGTGTGGAAAACACGGTGTTACTGAAAGTTCTGCCATAGAGGAAATGATACGGTCTACGGTTCCTGAAAAGTTCTTTAAGCAGGAGGATTAG